One part of the Sphingopyxis sp. TUF1 genome encodes these proteins:
- the pspF gene encoding phage shock protein operon transcriptional activator has translation MERETQFIGQSAAFQDAVDRASQAAMLDRPVLVIGERGTGKELIAERLHRLSSRWDRPYVIMNCAAMPETLIESELFGHEAGAFTGATRSRAGRFEEADGGTLFLDELATMSMGAQERLLRAVEYGEVTRVGASRPIRVDVRIVAATNEHLPALVDDNRFRADLLDRLSFEVITLPPLRAREGDIEVLATYFGQRMAAVVGWDEWPGFGPRALAAMEGHDWPGNVRELRNVIERAVYRWGDPTRPVDALSFDPFASPWQPAVRGAKAEPAKAATDTAAPPPSPAPGPVSDLRAAVDAYEKAILADTMARCRYNQKVAAEALGLSYDQIRHALKKHGLNQ, from the coding sequence ATGGAGCGCGAGACGCAATTCATCGGCCAGTCGGCAGCCTTTCAGGACGCGGTCGATCGCGCGAGCCAGGCGGCGATGCTCGACCGCCCGGTGCTGGTGATCGGCGAGCGCGGGACGGGCAAGGAATTGATCGCCGAGCGGCTTCACCGCCTGTCGTCGCGCTGGGACAGGCCCTATGTCATCATGAACTGCGCCGCGATGCCCGAGACGCTGATCGAGAGTGAGCTCTTCGGCCACGAAGCGGGCGCTTTTACCGGCGCGACGCGCAGTCGTGCGGGCCGGTTCGAGGAGGCCGACGGCGGCACGCTGTTTCTCGACGAGCTGGCGACGATGTCGATGGGCGCGCAGGAACGCCTGCTCCGCGCGGTCGAATATGGCGAGGTCACGCGCGTCGGCGCGTCGCGCCCGATCCGCGTCGACGTGCGCATCGTCGCGGCAACCAACGAGCATTTGCCCGCGCTGGTCGACGACAACCGCTTCCGTGCCGACCTGCTCGACCGCTTGTCTTTCGAGGTCATCACTCTGCCACCGCTACGCGCTCGCGAAGGCGACATCGAAGTGCTCGCGACCTATTTCGGGCAGCGCATGGCGGCGGTCGTCGGATGGGACGAATGGCCCGGCTTTGGCCCGCGTGCGCTCGCGGCGATGGAGGGGCACGACTGGCCCGGCAACGTCCGCGAACTCAGGAACGTCATCGAACGCGCGGTCTATCGCTGGGGCGACCCCACACGGCCGGTCGACGCGCTGAGCTTCGACCCGTTCGCGAGCCCGTGGCAGCCCGCGGTGCGCGGCGCGAAGGCCGAGCCCGCGAAAGCCGCGACCGATACCGCCGCGCCGCCGCCGTCACCCGCGCCGGGGCCGGTCAGCGACCTGCGCGCGGCGGTCGATGCATATGAAAAGGCGATCCTGGCCGACACGATGGCACGATGCCGCTATAATCAGAAGGTCGCGGCCGAGGCGCTCGGCCTCAGCTACGACCAGATCCGCCACGCGCTGAAAAAGCACGGGTTGAATCAATAG
- the rpmA gene encoding 50S ribosomal protein L27, which translates to MAHKKAGGSSRNGRDSAGRRLGVKKFGGQEVIGGNIIVRQRGTKVYPGVNVGMGKDHTLFATADGRVRFHDGKLGRKYVSVDMMAEAAE; encoded by the coding sequence ATGGCACATAAGAAAGCAGGCGGTTCTTCGCGCAACGGTCGCGACTCAGCCGGCCGCCGCCTTGGCGTGAAGAAGTTCGGCGGTCAGGAAGTGATCGGCGGCAACATTATCGTGCGCCAGCGCGGGACCAAAGTGTACCCGGGCGTCAATGTCGGCATGGGCAAGGACCACACGCTGTTCGCCACCGCCGACGGCCGCGTCCGATTCCACGATGGCAAGCTTGGCCGCAAATATGTGTCGGTCGACATGATGGCCGAAGCCGCCGAATAG
- the rplU gene encoding 50S ribosomal protein L21 — translation MFAIVRTGGKQYRVAAGDKIAVEKIEGEAGDTVSLGDVLLAGDGGEVKDAKGLTVSAEIIAQTRGEKVIVFKKRRRHNYRRRNGHRQSLTLLRILAVGEAKKAAPKKEAAPKEEAAPKAEAKAAAPAKEAAPKKEAAPKKAAAPKAEAPKAEAEKKPAAKKAAPKKDA, via the coding sequence ATGTTCGCAATCGTGCGCACGGGCGGAAAGCAGTATCGCGTTGCCGCCGGAGACAAGATCGCCGTCGAGAAGATCGAGGGTGAAGCCGGCGACACCGTGTCGCTGGGCGACGTCCTGCTGGCCGGCGACGGCGGCGAGGTGAAGGATGCGAAGGGTCTGACCGTTTCGGCCGAGATCATCGCCCAGACGCGCGGCGAAAAGGTCATCGTTTTCAAGAAACGCCGTCGGCACAACTACCGCCGCCGCAACGGCCACCGCCAGTCGCTGACGCTGCTGCGCATCCTCGCCGTCGGCGAAGCCAAGAAGGCCGCGCCGAAGAAGGAAGCCGCGCCGAAGGAAGAGGCCGCTCCGAAGGCCGAAGCCAAGGCCGCTGCACCCGCCAAGGAAGCTGCGCCGAAAAAGGAAGCCGCGCCCAAGAAGGCTGCCGCCCCGAAGGCCGAAGCCCCCAAGGCTGAAGCCGAAAAGAAACCCGCTGCCAAGAAGGCAGCCCCCAAGAAGGACGCCTGA
- a CDS encoding GNAT family N-acetyltransferase has protein sequence MFARTERLLLRPGWIEDAPALARAIGEEAVVRNLATAPWPYDESDARDFLSQPIDPAQPRFLIFARTGGAPRLVGGCGISDDPDGRPEMGYWIARPYWGLGFATEAGRQLIHIARAMNLPRLSAGHFVDNPASGTVLRKLGFRPTGQVARRHSRARGGEAAVALFEEGEVDADRALTPMRGRIGVDEDFREELRLIAA, from the coding sequence ATGTTCGCGCGTACCGAAAGACTGTTGCTGCGGCCCGGCTGGATCGAGGATGCGCCCGCGCTTGCGCGCGCGATCGGTGAAGAAGCCGTCGTCCGCAATCTCGCGACCGCCCCCTGGCCCTATGACGAGAGCGATGCCCGCGACTTCCTGTCGCAGCCGATCGATCCCGCGCAGCCGCGGTTCCTGATCTTCGCGCGCACCGGCGGCGCCCCGCGCCTCGTCGGCGGCTGCGGCATTTCGGACGACCCCGATGGCCGCCCCGAAATGGGCTATTGGATCGCGCGTCCCTATTGGGGGCTGGGCTTTGCGACCGAAGCGGGGCGCCAGCTCATCCACATCGCGCGCGCGATGAACCTGCCCAGGCTTTCGGCTGGGCATTTCGTCGACAATCCGGCGTCGGGCACGGTGCTGCGCAAGCTCGGTTTCCGCCCTACCGGACAGGTCGCCCGGCGCCACAGCCGCGCACGCGGCGGCGAAGCGGCGGTCGCGCTGTTCGAGGAAGGCGAGGTCGACGCCGACCGCGCCCTCACCCCGATGCGCGGCCGCATCGGGGTGGACGAGGATTTCCGTGAGGAATTGCGCCTGATCGCGGCCTGA